A region from the Leptospira venezuelensis genome encodes:
- a CDS encoding glycerol kinase 5: protein MAALKEKYILSIDSGGSGIRAILFDKKGRIVSRQYEKTPPIVSEPGALEHDPEKLWQTLVSILKKTFKNKKFQAANVDSLGICNQRGSFLLWDKATGKPLTKLISWADVRAGKTSMEMNSNKIWKVIQFVSRIFGTITGNPMLIATYMLKFTTDHASVRLKWVFDKNPELRKRAKKGEILFGTLDTWFVYRLTKGKEHISDPSNATVTGMFNPFQLQWNAPLCGIFGIPMKIFPNVKDTAADFGNTDPSLFGFGIPIRAVVGDQMAALFGHACFEKGGVKISQGSGAFVDMNMGDKPKLSKRGLFPLVAWRLNGKATYMLEGYTGTVGTLIDWLGKGIGLSDTPKVLNELASQANDTEGVIFVPTASGMRYPHFNPNAKASVFGLSLATHRRHVARAVLEGIALSLFDILEGIKKDTNVPVSSIMVDGGVSQSDILLQCLADFCNVEVKRAPEPDMTATGAAYLAGLGSGYWKSLEELRKLERGYKIFKPKMDPKFRKLKLERWHRAVQSTLKID, encoded by the coding sequence ATGGCTGCCTTAAAAGAAAAATATATTCTTTCTATCGATAGTGGAGGAAGTGGGATCAGGGCTATCTTATTCGATAAGAAGGGCAGAATAGTTTCTAGGCAATACGAAAAAACTCCTCCTATCGTAAGCGAGCCAGGTGCCTTGGAACATGATCCCGAAAAACTTTGGCAGACACTTGTTTCCATTCTCAAAAAAACTTTTAAGAATAAAAAGTTCCAGGCTGCAAATGTGGATTCACTTGGGATATGCAACCAAAGAGGGTCTTTTCTTCTTTGGGATAAAGCAACGGGTAAACCCTTAACAAAACTGATCAGTTGGGCAGATGTAAGAGCGGGCAAAACTTCAATGGAGATGAACTCCAATAAGATCTGGAAAGTGATCCAATTTGTTTCCAGGATTTTTGGAACGATCACTGGTAATCCAATGTTGATCGCGACTTATATGCTCAAGTTCACAACGGATCATGCTTCCGTTCGTTTGAAATGGGTATTCGATAAAAATCCGGAACTTAGAAAAAGAGCGAAGAAGGGCGAAATACTTTTTGGTACATTAGATACTTGGTTCGTCTACAGACTCACCAAAGGTAAAGAACATATTAGCGATCCTTCTAATGCTACTGTGACCGGGATGTTCAATCCTTTTCAGTTACAATGGAATGCTCCACTTTGTGGGATCTTCGGCATTCCAATGAAAATATTCCCAAATGTAAAAGATACTGCTGCAGATTTTGGAAATACAGATCCTTCTCTATTCGGTTTTGGAATTCCAATCAGGGCGGTGGTTGGAGATCAGATGGCTGCTCTATTCGGGCATGCATGTTTCGAGAAAGGTGGAGTTAAAATTTCCCAAGGTTCAGGCGCTTTCGTGGATATGAATATGGGAGATAAACCTAAACTTTCTAAAAGAGGTTTATTCCCACTGGTGGCTTGGAGGTTAAACGGAAAGGCAACTTATATGCTGGAAGGTTATACTGGCACTGTAGGAACTCTGATCGATTGGCTCGGAAAAGGAATCGGTCTTTCCGATACTCCGAAAGTTTTGAACGAACTCGCTTCACAGGCAAATGATACTGAGGGAGTTATATTTGTTCCGACTGCTTCTGGTATGAGATATCCTCATTTTAATCCGAATGCAAAGGCATCTGTATTTGGACTTTCTCTTGCAACTCATAGAAGACATGTGGCTCGAGCAGTTCTCGAAGGAATTGCATTATCTTTATTTGATATATTAGAAGGTATCAAGAAGGACACGAATGTTCCTGTAAGTTCTATTATGGTGGACGGTGGAGTTTCTCAATCAGATATACTTCTGCAATGCCTAGCAGATTTTTGTAATGTAGAAGTGAAACGTGCGCCTGAGCCGGATATGACTGCTACTGGTGCTGCATATTTAGCGGGCCTTGGTTCCGGTTATTGGAAAAGTTTAGAGGAACTGCGTAAGCTCGAAAGGGGTTATAAAATTTTTAAACCTAAGATGGATCCAAAATTCAGGAAATTAAAATTGGAGCGTTGGCATAGAGCGGTTCAATCCACTCTAAAGATAGATTAG
- a CDS encoding alpha/beta fold hydrolase has protein sequence MIAILKNRRGPFYLITTFFAIIFFAVFASSLAILFSLFLIAVLVLYPVLLDWFSRLYGQEDIADEVHFAKTKDGWNIALHRHIPPIPNPELAPVIVVHGIATNKYVIDLDKRHSLPYYLKLRGYEVFAVSLRGAGSSYHESRGGYEDFTFDDLVKYDVPAIISKVLSLTESKRVSWVGHSMGAMIFYSYLGVTSKSEKEKIASFVSLGGPGNLNHLGLSLIGLLSRFPRARKVLDLKFGASMLAPLAGEIYTPIDQILYNPKATRPRIVKKVMKNAIENISEGLIEQFMSWIETKKMSSLNGFYNYIDLQKEITVPSLFIAGANDAIATPDTVRFVYERAGAKVKKFQVISKEEGASDDYGHGCLILAEKAEDDVFPKVEAFLRENGTSKKQSWFLRLKRKFRQKART, from the coding sequence GTGATTGCCATCCTGAAAAACAGAAGAGGTCCTTTTTATCTGATCACTACGTTTTTCGCGATCATATTTTTTGCAGTATTCGCGTCCTCTCTTGCGATCCTGTTTTCCTTATTTCTGATTGCCGTTTTAGTTTTATATCCTGTTTTATTGGACTGGTTTTCCCGCCTATATGGTCAGGAAGATATTGCTGACGAGGTACATTTTGCAAAAACCAAAGACGGATGGAATATTGCACTACACAGACATATTCCCCCGATACCGAATCCTGAACTTGCTCCTGTGATCGTTGTACATGGGATCGCTACGAATAAGTATGTGATCGATTTGGACAAAAGACATTCTCTTCCTTATTATCTAAAGTTAAGAGGTTACGAAGTATTTGCAGTTTCTTTAAGAGGAGCCGGAAGTTCTTACCATGAGAGCAGGGGAGGATACGAAGATTTTACATTTGATGATTTAGTAAAATATGATGTTCCTGCAATCATCTCCAAGGTGCTTTCTCTGACAGAAAGTAAACGTGTGAGTTGGGTTGGCCATTCTATGGGTGCCATGATCTTTTATTCTTACTTAGGGGTAACATCCAAATCTGAAAAAGAAAAGATCGCAAGTTTTGTTTCTTTAGGTGGGCCTGGAAATTTGAACCATCTCGGCTTGAGTCTGATCGGTTTACTATCCAGGTTTCCTCGTGCTCGAAAAGTTTTGGATCTTAAGTTCGGAGCTTCTATGTTAGCACCTTTAGCAGGAGAAATTTATACACCTATTGATCAGATACTATATAACCCGAAAGCTACTCGACCTAGAATAGTGAAGAAGGTAATGAAAAACGCGATTGAAAATATCAGCGAAGGACTAATTGAACAATTCATGTCTTGGATCGAGACTAAGAAGATGAGTTCTTTAAACGGTTTTTATAATTATATAGATCTGCAAAAAGAGATCACTGTTCCGAGTCTTTTTATTGCGGGCGCAAATGATGCGATCGCGACTCCTGACACGGTGCGATTCGTGTATGAGAGGGCAGGTGCCAAAGTCAAAAAATTTCAAGTGATCTCTAAAGAAGAAGGAGCAAGCGACGATTACGGTCATGGTTGTTTGATCCTTGCGGAGAAGGCGGAAGACGACGTGTTCCCAAAAGTAGAAGCCTTCTTAAGAGAGAATGGAACTTCTAAAAAACAGAGCTGGTTTCTGAGATTAAAAAGAAAATTCAGACAGAAAGCTCGGACTTAA
- a CDS encoding SpoIIE family protein phosphatase — translation MIELKFGQRKVVNFRGARKVVGGLTEKNKIDILLYISKEFANADKEEELYDIVISLCKDIFECDNTTLRMWKGNLLVPSRFFKETVPPRRDLSQDEGYSGFTFKTRMPLLIQDLTHHAEYIDEGETTRAVMCVPIMYKEDCLGTIAVESNTEFFYREDDLEILEALGSQLALAITSVRLIQGLVHANEREAQILKQLEWDMRMGRNVQSQIVETAIAPWNGLHFGTYYEPMTEVSGDYFNVVRQGNSITAIIVDVSGHGIPAALVTMSIHYQFQRCTSLGMGLSETLAELGESIRPQLPDGTYFTAFILKVYSDYTYSYVNAAHQKMLHYHNGHGRIEELDTQGVPLGIFEVERSNFEEKHGRILPGDILFLPTDGITEQKNEQRQELGNQRFIEWIRQEKSTIEEQRDKIYVSDLVGSLIGRFKRYKGDMRNGDDVSLLALQCNPELGKAKTLLSLAKSAAKAKKDQVAYDKALEVFSMDESLKDSLVLLGKMYYRDRNFEKSVQFLEKYIKTSGEESEHIHYLLGRAYYELENIPEAKRALKRSLAIDHTYAKSSLRLARCYLKDNETPKAIKVLQQGIKSAPTNEYLKISLKKLEELVKRKSGDLVVSEQRKEAV, via the coding sequence ATGATAGAACTCAAATTTGGGCAAAGAAAAGTCGTTAACTTTCGCGGGGCAAGGAAGGTTGTCGGCGGTTTAACAGAGAAGAATAAGATCGATATTCTTCTTTATATCAGCAAGGAATTCGCCAACGCGGATAAGGAAGAGGAACTTTACGATATCGTAATAAGTCTCTGCAAAGATATCTTCGAGTGTGATAATACTACTCTTAGAATGTGGAAGGGAAATCTTTTGGTCCCTTCTCGCTTTTTTAAAGAAACAGTCCCGCCTCGTAGAGATCTCAGTCAGGACGAAGGTTATTCTGGATTCACTTTTAAGACCAGGATGCCTCTTCTTATCCAAGACTTAACACATCACGCGGAATACATAGACGAAGGGGAGACTACCCGAGCAGTCATGTGTGTGCCAATCATGTATAAGGAAGATTGTCTCGGCACAATCGCTGTAGAGTCAAATACTGAGTTTTTCTATAGAGAAGATGACTTAGAAATTTTAGAAGCGCTCGGTTCCCAACTCGCTCTTGCAATCACAAGTGTTCGTTTGATCCAAGGTTTGGTTCACGCGAATGAAAGAGAAGCTCAGATCCTAAAACAATTGGAATGGGATATGAGAATGGGCCGAAACGTCCAAAGTCAGATCGTAGAGACTGCGATTGCTCCTTGGAACGGTCTACATTTCGGAACTTATTATGAGCCTATGACTGAAGTTTCCGGTGACTACTTCAATGTGGTCCGACAAGGAAACTCGATCACTGCGATCATAGTGGATGTGTCTGGGCACGGTATCCCCGCCGCGTTAGTCACAATGTCGATCCACTATCAATTCCAACGTTGTACATCCCTTGGTATGGGACTATCCGAAACTTTGGCCGAGTTGGGTGAATCCATCCGGCCACAGCTTCCGGATGGAACTTATTTTACTGCGTTTATTCTGAAAGTATATAGTGACTACACCTACTCTTATGTGAATGCGGCTCACCAGAAAATGTTACATTACCATAATGGCCATGGAAGAATAGAAGAGTTAGATACCCAAGGAGTTCCTCTTGGTATTTTCGAAGTGGAGAGAAGTAATTTCGAAGAGAAACACGGAAGGATTTTACCCGGAGATATTTTGTTCTTACCTACCGACGGTATTACTGAACAGAAAAATGAACAACGCCAAGAGTTAGGGAATCAACGTTTTATAGAATGGATCCGTCAAGAAAAATCGACCATAGAAGAACAAAGAGATAAGATCTATGTTTCTGACTTGGTTGGTTCATTAATCGGAAGATTCAAAAGATATAAAGGAGATATGAGAAACGGAGACGACGTTTCTTTACTCGCACTCCAATGCAATCCTGAGCTCGGGAAAGCTAAGACGTTACTTTCTTTAGCAAAGTCTGCTGCAAAAGCCAAAAAAGACCAAGTCGCATACGACAAAGCTTTGGAAGTATTCTCAATGGATGAGTCTCTCAAAGACAGTTTGGTCCTCCTCGGAAAAATGTATTACAGAGATAGAAATTTCGAAAAGAGCGTTCAGTTCTTAGAGAAGTATATCAAAACCAGCGGAGAAGAGTCCGAGCATATCCATTATCTTTTGGGAAGAGCATATTATGAACTGGAGAATATTCCAGAAGCTAAGAGGGCATTAAAACGTTCTCTTGCTATTGATCATACATACGCGAAGTCCAGCTTAAGACTAGCTAGATGTTATTTGAAAGATAATGAAACTCCTAAGGCGATCAAGGTACTGCAACAAGGGATCAAAAGTGCGCCTACGAACGAGTATCTAAAAATTTCCCTTAAAAAGCTGGAGGAATTAGTAAAAAGAAAATCAGGAGATCTAGTCGTTTCAGAACAAAGAAAAGAAGCGGTTTAA
- a CDS encoding ammonium transporter: MRILILLTLAFASSGIWADEVAPATAESALSAVATLRDETNWLWTCIAGFLVFFMQAGFALVEAGFTRAKNTVNILMKNFMDFSLGSLAYWLIGFSIMFGPQILSGIGFGSISLADSLLMVDGKPDPSKFTFFIFQLVFAGTAATIVSGAMAERTKFVDYVIFSVLITAFVYPIFGSLAWSNLFNPDNKGYLVEAGFIDFAGSTVVHSVGGWAGLAGTIVLGPRIGKYQDGKVLPILGHNMTIAALGVFILWLGWFGFNPGSTTSVGGGTFAIIAVTTNFAAAAGAVSSMIVTWILFKKPDIGLTLNGALAGLVAITAPCANVSISSAIIIGLVGGVLVVFSVLFFDKIHVDDPVGAVSVHGVCGAWGTIAAGLFAEQAFGGVNGLFFGGGIDQLLVQLQGVGIGFVWSFGASLVIFLGLRFTIGLRVSEDEEIQGLDILEHGNEAYPISK; the protein is encoded by the coding sequence ATGCGCATATTGATATTACTTACGCTCGCCTTTGCCTCGAGCGGAATATGGGCCGATGAAGTTGCCCCTGCGACCGCCGAATCTGCGTTAAGCGCCGTCGCAACTTTAAGAGATGAAACGAATTGGTTATGGACCTGTATCGCAGGCTTTTTGGTATTTTTTATGCAGGCGGGTTTCGCCTTAGTCGAGGCTGGATTTACCAGAGCAAAAAATACAGTAAACATTCTAATGAAGAACTTCATGGACTTTTCCTTGGGTTCTTTGGCGTACTGGTTGATCGGATTTTCGATTATGTTTGGACCACAGATCCTCAGCGGTATTGGATTCGGTTCCATATCTTTAGCTGACAGTCTCTTGATGGTAGATGGAAAACCTGATCCGAGCAAGTTTACATTCTTTATATTCCAATTGGTGTTTGCTGGAACTGCTGCAACAATCGTTTCTGGAGCTATGGCGGAAAGGACCAAGTTCGTGGATTACGTAATCTTCTCTGTATTGATCACTGCTTTTGTATATCCGATCTTCGGTTCCTTAGCATGGTCTAACTTATTCAACCCGGATAACAAAGGTTATTTGGTAGAAGCGGGGTTTATTGATTTTGCTGGTTCTACAGTGGTGCACTCAGTAGGTGGATGGGCAGGACTGGCAGGAACTATTGTGCTCGGACCTCGTATCGGCAAATACCAAGACGGGAAAGTACTTCCCATCTTAGGTCATAACATGACGATCGCTGCTCTTGGGGTTTTCATTCTATGGTTGGGTTGGTTTGGATTTAATCCAGGATCTACTACTTCTGTAGGTGGGGGAACTTTCGCAATCATTGCAGTTACAACTAACTTCGCAGCGGCTGCGGGTGCAGTTTCTTCCATGATCGTTACTTGGATCCTTTTCAAAAAACCGGATATAGGTCTGACCTTGAACGGTGCCTTAGCTGGACTTGTGGCAATCACTGCTCCATGCGCAAACGTAAGTATCAGCTCTGCGATCATCATCGGACTTGTAGGCGGAGTGCTCGTAGTATTCAGCGTTTTATTCTTCGATAAGATCCATGTAGATGATCCTGTGGGAGCCGTTTCTGTTCATGGAGTTTGTGGCGCTTGGGGAACTATCGCTGCGGGTCTATTTGCAGAGCAGGCTTTTGGCGGAGTGAACGGCCTATTCTTCGGTGGCGGGATCGACCAATTATTGGTTCAGCTACAAGGTGTAGGGATCGGATTTGTTTGGTCATTCGGCGCGAGTTTAGTGATTTTCTTAGGACTCAGATTTACCATCGGTCTAAGAGTTTCCGAAGACGAAGAGATCCAAGGTTTGGATATTCTGGAACACGGAAACGAAGCATATCCAATTTCCAAATAA
- a CDS encoding LIC11874 family lipoprotein: protein MRSGFSIRFFPKSLFLLCFLFFGCFEYEETLTINSNLSGTLEISYVVPTKRKSEESLIKFLPTRQEEIQSRLNKGFFAKSLVLKDYTFQKLESSEAEPGAFREKAKVSYKLEFTDISQLENVLIGNVQIKKEKANTIYIKREFPSISKSLESMQMDGEKKVLSETLRLIRGNALNFKVNFPITSVCYTNRGEQSLGRLAYRLPLADTVEKFGNKSWDYRITFVY, encoded by the coding sequence ATGCGTTCTGGATTTTCCATCCGCTTTTTCCCAAAATCGCTTTTCTTGCTCTGTTTTCTTTTTTTCGGCTGCTTCGAATACGAAGAGACGCTGACCATCAATTCGAACCTAAGCGGTACTTTGGAAATCTCTTATGTGGTTCCTACCAAACGTAAGTCGGAAGAATCTCTGATCAAATTTCTTCCTACTAGACAGGAAGAAATCCAGAGCAGATTGAACAAAGGTTTTTTTGCCAAAAGTCTCGTACTAAAAGATTATACCTTCCAAAAATTAGAAAGTTCCGAAGCAGAGCCAGGCGCATTCCGTGAAAAAGCAAAAGTCTCTTATAAACTAGAATTCACCGATATTTCTCAGCTGGAGAACGTGCTTATAGGAAACGTTCAGATCAAAAAAGAGAAGGCGAATACTATCTATATCAAAAGAGAATTCCCTTCGATCAGCAAATCTCTAGAATCGATGCAGATGGATGGAGAGAAAAAAGTCTTAAGTGAAACTTTGAGACTGATCCGTGGAAATGCACTTAACTTCAAAGTGAATTTTCCTATCACTTCTGTTTGTTATACGAATCGTGGAGAACAAAGTTTAGGAAGATTGGCTTACAGATTACCTCTCGCAGACACTGTGGAGAAGTTCGGGAACAAATCCTGGGACTACAGGATCACCTTCGTGTATTGA
- a CDS encoding menaquinone biosynthetic enzyme MqnA/MqnD family protein encodes MRIGIVKHLNARPLTWGFEQNSEHKVVPENPSLLKDYLLRGLVDVGLISSIECLRNEDVLSVSMKVGVCASKQVRSIKFFKNKKENYPPYRILTDNGSRTSMALVRVLVHNDSGKLPEVAPTDPKIIKEEISIGRGSHMLFGDNALFAEWDPKVYEVKDLAEWWYETTGTSFIFALWASKKPLELPDSFYEDSLKYGLAHIEEIIQKESRLPSDLVRTYLTQELHYEITESDRKGFELFGKYCSELGIL; translated from the coding sequence GTGAGAATCGGAATCGTTAAACACCTGAACGCCCGTCCCCTAACCTGGGGATTTGAGCAAAATTCAGAACATAAGGTCGTACCAGAAAATCCCTCCCTCCTAAAGGACTATTTATTGAGAGGCCTGGTAGACGTAGGACTGATATCCTCCATAGAATGCCTACGAAATGAGGACGTACTTTCAGTTTCCATGAAAGTCGGGGTCTGCGCCTCCAAACAGGTCCGCTCCATTAAGTTTTTCAAAAATAAGAAAGAGAACTATCCTCCTTACAGAATCCTCACAGACAACGGATCCAGAACCAGCATGGCTCTGGTCAGAGTATTAGTACATAATGATTCCGGAAAATTGCCCGAAGTAGCTCCGACAGACCCTAAGATCATTAAAGAAGAAATTTCCATAGGACGTGGGTCCCATATGCTTTTCGGGGACAACGCATTATTCGCAGAATGGGATCCGAAAGTTTATGAGGTAAAGGACCTGGCAGAATGGTGGTATGAAACCACGGGAACCTCTTTCATATTTGCACTTTGGGCATCAAAAAAGCCTTTGGAATTACCGGATAGTTTCTATGAGGATTCCTTAAAATACGGGCTCGCACATATCGAAGAGATCATCCAAAAAGAATCCAGACTTCCTTCCGACCTAGTCAGAACCTACCTCACCCAAGAACTACATTACGAAATCACAGAAAGCGATCGAAAAGGTTTTGAACTCTTCGGTAAGTACTGCAGCGAACTGGGGATTTTGTAA
- a CDS encoding STAS domain-containing protein: MLIKVDYEILNGDHEALRAYLNSHIEGNPASVILDLDEVQVLTSVALGTLVAFANRLRGQGVLLETINVSPKLLEIIKLVSLDQALGIR, encoded by the coding sequence ATGCTGATCAAAGTAGATTATGAGATCCTAAATGGTGATCATGAGGCTTTGCGTGCCTATTTGAATTCCCATATAGAAGGAAATCCTGCTTCCGTAATTTTGGATCTGGATGAGGTGCAAGTACTTACCTCGGTCGCTTTAGGAACCTTGGTTGCTTTCGCAAATCGTCTTCGAGGCCAGGGAGTGCTTTTGGAAACGATCAACGTCAGTCCTAAATTATTGGAAATTATTAAGTTAGTCTCTTTGGACCAGGCACTGGGTATTCGTTGA
- a CDS encoding CheR family methyltransferase has translation MDDNFSSFSQITDEEFKFIKDLMYKETGIFLADHKKIMVQSRLNSRARMHKMQNVSEYIRGLQADRKFFQSELTELINRITTNKTDFFRENHHFEFLKETFFPSVEEKALKSGKKQLRIWSSACSTGEEPYTIAITCAEYFMHKPGWDIKIFASDIDTNVVQTAQEGIYKADRLEPVSEALKKRYFLKVKDLSGKNQDTYQVKPEIKSMIEFHKVNLLETPYPIREKVDCIFCRNVIIYFDKPTQKKIFENFEHVLKDRGLLVIGHSETLFGISEAYKFLGHTVYQKKPKI, from the coding sequence ATGGATGATAATTTTTCCAGCTTCTCTCAGATTACAGACGAAGAGTTCAAATTCATCAAGGATTTGATGTATAAGGAAACTGGAATATTCCTGGCGGATCATAAAAAAATAATGGTCCAATCCAGGCTGAATTCCAGGGCCAGAATGCATAAGATGCAGAATGTTTCGGAATATATCCGAGGTCTACAGGCCGACCGTAAGTTTTTCCAAAGTGAACTTACCGAACTAATCAATCGTATCACCACAAACAAAACTGATTTTTTCAGAGAAAACCATCATTTCGAATTTTTGAAAGAAACCTTCTTTCCTTCCGTAGAGGAGAAGGCCCTAAAGTCCGGGAAAAAACAGCTTCGTATCTGGTCTAGCGCGTGTTCCACAGGCGAGGAACCTTATACGATCGCAATTACTTGTGCTGAATATTTTATGCATAAGCCAGGCTGGGATATTAAAATTTTTGCATCCGATATTGATACGAATGTTGTGCAGACCGCTCAAGAAGGTATTTACAAAGCTGACCGATTGGAGCCAGTGAGCGAGGCTCTTAAAAAAAGATATTTTCTAAAAGTGAAGGATCTCTCCGGAAAAAATCAGGATACCTATCAAGTAAAACCTGAAATTAAATCTATGATCGAATTTCATAAGGTAAATCTTTTGGAAACTCCTTATCCGATCAGAGAAAAGGTGGATTGTATCTTTTGTAGGAATGTGATAATATACTTTGATAAGCCCACACAAAAGAAAATTTTCGAAAACTTCGAGCATGTGTTGAAGGACAGAGGACTTTTGGTGATAGGCCATTCTGAAACTCTTTTTGGTATTTCAGAAGCATACAAATTCTTAGGTCATACTGTTTATCAGAAAAAGCCTAAAATTTGA
- a CDS encoding rhodanese-like domain-containing protein, whose protein sequence is MFKSFYIFLIVILFSFSSCKNREDKELSEWVKKGALVVDVRTPTEYEKRHFPGAVNIPIDSLPLRVDELGSKDKQIILYCQSGGRSLRAKTFLEEEGFSQVRDAGRIDRLFSAVSE, encoded by the coding sequence ATGTTTAAATCATTTTACATTTTTCTAATCGTTATTCTATTTTCATTTTCTTCCTGTAAGAATAGAGAGGATAAGGAACTATCAGAATGGGTGAAGAAGGGCGCACTTGTAGTTGATGTTAGAACTCCGACTGAATATGAAAAACGCCATTTTCCTGGAGCTGTTAATATTCCGATCGATAGTTTGCCGTTGAGAGTAGATGAGCTTGGCTCTAAGGACAAACAAATCATTCTGTATTGCCAATCGGGTGGCCGTAGCTTAAGAGCAAAAACCTTCTTAGAAGAAGAAGGTTTTTCTCAAGTAAGGGACGCAGGGAGAATAGATCGCCTATTCTCCGCAGTGTCTGAGTAA